In Actinoplanes sp. NBC_00393, a single genomic region encodes these proteins:
- a CDS encoding suppressor of fused domain protein: MSTTDKYSGFLEHIQAYLGPVRETEPPTDGYALLFCRTPDDDLASVVTNGLRFQPITAVLPQELVCTVHAAQRKAAHLITALTAELVMKSRRGLVLEQVIPSPHPLIPHSDIGGVIAAIHPYADDDFDTLHSPGDAAELQLITLLPATTGELLFAEQHGTEALFQRWEAKETDLLDVFRRSAA, translated from the coding sequence GTGAGCACCACCGACAAGTACTCCGGCTTTCTCGAGCACATCCAGGCCTACCTGGGCCCGGTACGCGAGACCGAGCCCCCGACCGACGGCTACGCGCTGTTGTTCTGCCGGACGCCGGACGACGACCTGGCCTCGGTCGTCACCAACGGCCTGCGCTTCCAGCCGATCACCGCGGTCCTGCCGCAGGAGTTGGTCTGCACGGTGCACGCCGCGCAGCGTAAGGCGGCCCATTTGATCACCGCTCTGACCGCGGAGCTGGTGATGAAGTCTCGCCGCGGGCTGGTGCTGGAGCAGGTGATCCCGTCCCCGCACCCGCTCATCCCGCACAGCGACATCGGCGGCGTCATCGCGGCCATCCACCCGTACGCCGACGACGACTTCGACACGCTGCACTCCCCCGGCGACGCCGCCGAGTTGCAGCTGATCACCCTGCTGCCGGCCACGACCGGCGAGTTGCTCTTCGCCGAACAGCACGGCACCGAGGCCCTGTTCCAGCGGTGGGAGGCGAAGGAGACCGACCTGCTGGACGTCTTCCGCCGCTCCGCCGCATGA
- a CDS encoding MFS transporter, giving the protein MAVTDESEQIRQVTAYPGRPPVAVRRGAGAPFGWWPAICVALVAAIDRIEYNLLAGALPTIQEEFGFSDSAGGAIATAGALAAIVLLLPAGKLADTGKRTWTISAIVAIWALLTVGTGLAGTYATLFAVRVLLGAAGQLYNPPSSSLLGDLYPGPGRARAYGYERMAYFAGLPIGVIAGGALAQTVGWRTGFFLVAVPGIIIALLVLTVREPVRGVGDQLSRWYNDSTAAEQQAPGQTAPMRAQLVSLLQIRTLRSVIIGLSILFFGLGGLFFWMPSFYAREFDLPEASAAAVGGGAGLVGIVAGILIGSWLGDRHHQQRVAIGGWSLLFGTVFLAGAVSVPMLAPQAVCFTVANVGFAAAIANLTAANADVVAAHRRGLGFAVLQMLVTLGGALGPWLIGLASDATGSLRWAYTVVLLPLVVGSLIVFRGQRTYRQDAAAALGAPADDR; this is encoded by the coding sequence ATGGCCGTCACCGATGAATCCGAGCAGATCCGACAGGTGACGGCCTATCCGGGACGGCCGCCGGTCGCGGTCCGCCGCGGCGCCGGGGCGCCGTTCGGCTGGTGGCCGGCGATCTGTGTGGCGCTGGTCGCCGCCATCGACCGTATCGAGTACAACCTGCTGGCCGGCGCGCTGCCGACGATCCAGGAGGAGTTCGGCTTCAGCGACAGCGCGGGCGGCGCGATCGCCACCGCCGGGGCACTCGCCGCGATCGTTCTGCTGCTGCCGGCCGGCAAGCTCGCCGACACCGGCAAACGCACGTGGACCATCTCGGCGATCGTCGCGATCTGGGCGCTGCTCACCGTGGGCACCGGCCTGGCCGGCACCTACGCGACCCTTTTCGCGGTACGGGTACTGCTCGGCGCCGCCGGCCAGCTCTACAACCCGCCGTCGTCCAGCCTGCTCGGCGACCTCTACCCCGGTCCGGGACGGGCCCGCGCGTACGGCTACGAGCGGATGGCCTACTTCGCCGGGCTCCCGATCGGTGTCATCGCCGGCGGTGCGCTGGCCCAGACCGTCGGCTGGCGCACCGGCTTCTTCCTGGTCGCCGTGCCCGGCATCATCATCGCGCTGCTGGTGCTGACCGTCCGCGAACCGGTGCGCGGCGTCGGCGACCAGCTCTCCCGCTGGTACAACGACTCCACCGCCGCGGAACAGCAGGCGCCCGGGCAGACCGCCCCGATGCGGGCGCAGCTGGTCAGCCTGCTGCAGATCCGTACGCTGCGCTCGGTCATCATCGGCCTGAGCATCCTGTTCTTCGGCCTGGGCGGCCTGTTCTTCTGGATGCCGTCGTTCTACGCCCGCGAGTTCGACCTGCCCGAGGCGTCGGCGGCGGCGGTCGGCGGCGGGGCCGGGCTGGTCGGCATCGTCGCCGGAATCCTGATCGGCAGCTGGCTCGGCGACCGCCACCACCAGCAGCGGGTCGCGATCGGCGGCTGGTCACTGCTGTTCGGCACCGTGTTCCTGGCCGGCGCGGTGAGCGTACCGATGCTGGCGCCGCAGGCGGTCTGTTTCACCGTGGCCAATGTCGGCTTCGCCGCGGCCATCGCCAACCTGACCGCGGCCAACGCCGACGTGGTCGCCGCTCATCGCCGTGGCCTGGGCTTCGCGGTGCTGCAGATGCTGGTCACCCTGGGCGGCGCGCTCGGGCCGTGGCTGATCGGTCTCGCCTCCGACGCGACCGGGTCGCTGCGCTGGGCGTACACCGTGGTGTTGTTGCCCCTGGTGGTGGGCAGTCTGATCGTCTTCCGCGGGCAGCGCACCTACCGTCAGGACGCGGCCGCCGCCCTCGGCGCACCGGCTGACGACCGATAG
- the rpmF gene encoding 50S ribosomal protein L32: MAVPKRRTSRANTRHRRAGSLLWLATRPAVIGLWSQAGPHGHCDPAGVSGDWREPVAGEDGWRTLPDPFPAWQWEDAHGHPQ, encoded by the coding sequence ATGGCTGTCCCGAAGCGGCGCACCTCGCGCGCCAACACCCGCCACCGCCGCGCCGGCAGTCTCCTCTGGCTGGCCACCCGGCCCGCCGTGATCGGGCTCTGGTCGCAGGCCGGTCCGCACGGCCACTGCGACCCGGCCGGCGTCTCCGGTGACTGGCGGGAACCGGTAGCCGGTGAGGACGGGTGGCGTACGCTGCCAGATCCGTTCCCGGCCTGGCAGTGGGAGGACGCTCATGGTCACCCGCAATGA
- a CDS encoding GTP-binding protein, with translation MVTRNDVLCGFWPHATEQAARTLPGDPHVAAQNREPDQIRAAWQAHPAGPPPSITTVVPADLLLDGLTDETTLRDVGLQQDAADTRSIGDLVARQIEQADTVLLTGDADLDDAWEAEQLRVLLRRLAPWTDRRRPGEPVAAVTRGLRGYAVGAHEPVPEHGVAACVFRARRPLHPGRLHDALDEVTDGVLRSRGHFWLASRPDLVMTWESAGGLTLGPHSGWLAELPDEHWAEVDPERRLAATLDWDPYYGDRHHQLAFVGIDLDPVRIHRTLDRCLLTDDELSRGEQHWRALPDPFRRTYLTRAQP, from the coding sequence ATGGTCACCCGCAATGACGTGCTCTGCGGCTTCTGGCCGCACGCGACCGAGCAGGCCGCCCGCACCCTTCCCGGCGATCCGCACGTCGCCGCCCAGAACCGGGAGCCCGACCAGATCCGCGCCGCCTGGCAGGCCCACCCGGCCGGCCCGCCACCGAGCATCACCACCGTCGTCCCCGCCGACCTGCTGCTGGACGGCCTGACCGACGAGACCACCCTGCGCGACGTCGGCCTGCAGCAGGACGCCGCCGACACCCGCAGCATCGGTGACCTGGTGGCGCGGCAGATCGAACAGGCCGACACCGTCCTGCTGACCGGCGACGCCGACCTCGACGACGCGTGGGAGGCCGAGCAGCTGCGGGTGCTGCTGCGCCGCCTCGCCCCGTGGACGGACCGCCGGCGGCCCGGCGAGCCGGTCGCGGCGGTGACCAGAGGACTGCGCGGGTACGCCGTCGGCGCCCACGAACCGGTGCCCGAGCACGGCGTCGCCGCCTGCGTGTTCCGCGCCCGCCGCCCACTGCATCCCGGCCGCCTGCACGACGCCCTGGACGAGGTCACCGACGGGGTGCTGCGCTCACGCGGCCACTTCTGGCTGGCGAGTCGCCCCGACCTGGTGATGACGTGGGAGTCGGCCGGCGGTCTCACGCTCGGCCCGCACAGCGGCTGGCTGGCCGAGCTGCCCGACGAGCACTGGGCGGAGGTCGATCCGGAACGCCGGCTGGCCGCGACGCTGGACTGGGATCCGTACTACGGCGACCGGCACCATCAGCTGGCGTTCGTCGGCATCGACCTGGACCCGGTCCGGATCCACCGCACGCTGGACCGGTGCCTGCTCACCGACGACGAGCTGTCCCGCGGCGAGCAGCACTGGCGCGCGTTGCCGGACCCGTTCCGCCGCACCTACCTCACGCGGGCTCAGCCGTGA
- a CDS encoding class F sortase, with protein MSIGARTGTSRRSPGRALLLLASGLVLTTGATLVACRSQPAEDFGAPAVTALASTAPPSVRVQDGTLPAAAAVDAPTRLRIPALDLDATVDPVGIDAATGDFAVPPSVDRVGWYRYGPGFSASAGSVVIAGHVDSAEQGDGAFFRLGTLDAGDPVTLVGPGRQSREFKVVARERYRKTAIPLDRYFARDGATRLTLITCGGPFDAETRHYRDNVVITAEPA; from the coding sequence ATGAGCATCGGCGCCCGCACGGGCACGTCCCGGCGTTCGCCGGGGCGTGCCCTGCTCCTGCTGGCGTCCGGCCTGGTGCTGACCACCGGCGCCACCCTCGTCGCCTGCCGGTCGCAGCCCGCGGAAGACTTCGGCGCCCCCGCGGTCACGGCGCTGGCGTCCACCGCCCCGCCGTCGGTGCGCGTCCAGGACGGCACGCTGCCGGCGGCTGCCGCCGTGGACGCGCCCACCCGGCTGCGGATCCCCGCCCTGGACCTGGACGCCACCGTCGACCCCGTCGGCATCGACGCCGCGACCGGTGACTTCGCTGTCCCGCCGAGCGTCGACCGGGTCGGCTGGTACCGGTACGGGCCGGGGTTCTCCGCGTCCGCCGGTTCCGTCGTCATCGCCGGGCACGTGGACAGCGCCGAGCAGGGCGACGGGGCGTTCTTCCGGCTCGGCACGCTGGACGCCGGTGACCCGGTGACGCTCGTCGGCCCCGGCCGGCAGAGCCGCGAGTTCAAGGTCGTCGCCCGCGAGCGGTACCGCAAGACAGCCATCCCGCTGGACAGGTACTTCGCCCGCGACGGCGCCACCCGGCTCACCCTGATCACCTGCGGCGGCCCGTTCGACGCGGAGACCCGCCACTACCGCGACAACGTGGTGATCACGGCTGAGCCCGCGTGA
- a CDS encoding DUF4397 domain-containing protein, which produces MRNLPVRRAAAVGTLTLLALGTAVSFSSPAYAKANSQVTVVHGIPGQPVDVYVNGEKTIPDFQPGKVAGPLSLPAGQYDIALTKPGDAIGNALLTVDDAEVPGDANLSLVAHLNEGGEPALTPFANDTAKLGAGKARLIVRHTAAAPAVDVRAGGDPVFEDLTNPNEAKADLDAGTVTADVVLAGTSNRVLGPADLDLGEGTATIVYAVGSAEDETLDIVSQTIEGLHSAPGGVPSGDGGRADRTAGLPWYGAGAVGIVLALFGLFRLATGRR; this is translated from the coding sequence ATGCGCAATCTGCCCGTCCGGCGTGCCGCTGCGGTCGGCACGCTCACCCTGCTGGCTCTCGGCACCGCGGTCTCGTTCAGTTCACCGGCGTACGCCAAGGCGAACTCGCAGGTCACAGTCGTGCACGGCATCCCCGGCCAGCCGGTCGACGTCTACGTCAACGGCGAGAAGACGATCCCCGACTTCCAGCCCGGTAAGGTCGCCGGCCCGCTGAGCCTGCCCGCCGGCCAGTACGACATCGCGCTCACCAAACCCGGCGACGCGATCGGCAACGCCCTGCTCACCGTCGACGACGCCGAGGTGCCCGGCGACGCCAACCTCAGCCTCGTCGCCCACCTCAACGAGGGCGGCGAGCCGGCGCTGACGCCGTTCGCCAACGACACCGCCAAGCTCGGCGCCGGCAAGGCCCGGCTGATCGTCCGGCACACCGCCGCGGCCCCGGCCGTCGACGTGCGCGCCGGCGGCGACCCGGTCTTCGAGGACCTGACCAACCCGAACGAGGCCAAGGCCGACCTCGACGCCGGCACGGTCACCGCCGACGTCGTGCTGGCCGGCACCTCGAACCGGGTGCTCGGCCCGGCCGACCTCGACCTGGGCGAAGGCACCGCGACCATCGTGTACGCGGTCGGCTCGGCCGAGGACGAGACGCTCGACATCGTGTCGCAGACCATCGAAGGCCTGCACTCGGCGCCCGGCGGGGTGCCCAGCGGCGACGGCGGCCGCGCCGACCGTACCGCCGGGCTGCCCTGGTACGGCGCCGGGGCGGTCGGCATCGTGCTGGCCCTGTTCGGGCTGTTCCGGCTGGCCACCGGCCGTCGATGA
- a CDS encoding GGDEF domain-containing protein — translation MATRNIWLLLGVAAAAVAGLVVTYDSTLGNVLYLLTYTALCVVAWLAVRRTPPGAERRPWVLVAAAQTLWLAGDTIELVYYYLSSVPPVGVADACWLAGYPLLAVALTMMARRRAPGRLRSAVLDGLTLTVAAGLASWQYLILPNLGAGYTLAETVIPALYPIADVVLLAAVLFIALSPGDRGTPTRLLLAAVTLYLAIDIAYNVLPYVLDYALVARIGPLIMLGNALIIAACLHPRRAELTSPGQQVNVLHPSRVVFLGVAFLAAPTLTLLQSGVERGAVVALLATALSTGFVLTRFTIAVREQEKAQAQLAYQVRHDPLTGLANRAVLTSELERLMPRRTGPVAVLYLDLDGFKQVNDTYGHQAGDAVLAAVAQRLSGAVRATDLVVRLGGDEFVLCCPDLPQADAIRLAERVLADVAQPIPFRGELLDIGVSVGIAAYGPDAPAHDTDVLRTADMAMYEAKKQGRGRWVLAGTAR, via the coding sequence ATGGCAACCCGCAACATCTGGCTGTTGCTCGGCGTCGCGGCGGCGGCGGTCGCCGGGCTGGTCGTGACGTACGACTCGACGCTCGGCAACGTCCTCTACCTGCTCACCTACACGGCGCTGTGCGTCGTGGCCTGGCTGGCCGTGCGCCGCACGCCGCCGGGAGCCGAGCGCCGGCCGTGGGTGCTGGTCGCCGCCGCCCAGACGCTGTGGCTGGCCGGCGACACCATCGAGCTCGTCTACTACTACCTGTCCAGCGTGCCGCCGGTCGGCGTCGCCGACGCCTGCTGGCTGGCCGGATACCCGCTGCTGGCGGTGGCGCTGACCATGATGGCCCGCCGCCGCGCGCCCGGCCGGCTGCGCAGCGCCGTGCTCGACGGGCTCACCCTGACCGTGGCCGCCGGGCTGGCGAGCTGGCAGTACCTGATCCTGCCGAACCTCGGCGCGGGATACACGCTGGCCGAGACGGTCATCCCGGCGCTGTACCCGATCGCCGACGTGGTGCTGCTGGCCGCGGTGCTGTTCATCGCCCTGTCGCCCGGCGACCGGGGCACGCCGACTCGGCTGCTGCTCGCGGCCGTGACGCTGTACCTGGCCATCGACATCGCCTACAACGTCCTGCCGTACGTGCTGGACTACGCCCTGGTGGCCCGGATCGGACCGCTGATCATGCTCGGCAACGCGCTGATCATCGCGGCCTGCCTGCACCCGCGGCGCGCCGAGCTGACCAGCCCCGGGCAGCAGGTGAACGTGCTGCACCCGTCGCGGGTGGTGTTCCTCGGCGTCGCCTTCCTGGCCGCGCCCACCCTCACCCTGCTGCAGTCCGGCGTCGAACGCGGCGCGGTCGTCGCCCTGCTCGCCACCGCGCTGAGCACCGGTTTCGTGCTGACCCGCTTCACCATCGCGGTCCGCGAGCAGGAGAAGGCCCAGGCGCAGCTGGCGTACCAGGTCCGGCACGATCCGCTGACCGGCCTGGCCAACCGGGCCGTGCTCACCAGCGAACTGGAACGCCTGATGCCGCGGCGCACCGGCCCGGTCGCCGTGCTCTACCTCGACCTGGACGGCTTCAAGCAGGTCAACGACACGTACGGCCACCAGGCCGGCGACGCCGTGCTGGCCGCCGTCGCGCAGCGGCTGTCCGGCGCGGTGCGCGCCACCGACCTGGTCGTCCGCCTCGGCGGCGACGAGTTCGTGCTGTGCTGCCCGGACCTGCCGCAGGCCGACGCGATCCGGCTCGCCGAGCGCGTGCTCGCCGACGTGGCCCAGCCGATCCCGTTCCGCGGGGAGCTGCTGGACATCGGGGTCAGCGTGGGCATCGCGGCGTACGGCCCGGACGCGCCGGCACACGACACCGACGTGCTGCGCACCGCCGACATGGCGATGTACGAGGCGAAGAAGCAGGGCCGCGGCCGCTGGGTGCTGGCCGGCACCGCGCGGTGA
- the folE gene encoding GTP cyclohydrolase I FolE translates to MTATVPGIDSGIDLGAAEQAAQQFLHALGVGTHDESMRNTPLRMAKAYAEFFTPRPFDLTTFPNDGDYDELVIARDIPFRSVCEHHLLPFFGRAAVGYLPGERILGLSKLARVVEHFALRPQVQERLTKQVAGWLDEQLHPQGVGVLLEAEHTCMSLRGVQAIGSSTVTSTMLGTLRRDVRSRQEFLAIVRGCG, encoded by the coding sequence ATGACCGCCACCGTTCCCGGCATCGACAGCGGTATCGACCTCGGCGCGGCCGAGCAGGCGGCGCAGCAGTTTCTGCACGCCCTCGGCGTCGGCACCCACGACGAGAGCATGCGCAACACGCCGCTGCGGATGGCCAAGGCGTACGCCGAGTTCTTCACGCCCCGGCCGTTCGACCTGACCACGTTCCCCAACGACGGCGACTACGACGAACTGGTGATCGCCCGCGACATCCCGTTCCGGTCGGTGTGCGAACACCACCTGCTGCCGTTCTTCGGCCGCGCCGCCGTCGGGTATCTACCCGGCGAACGGATCCTCGGGCTGTCCAAGCTGGCCCGCGTCGTCGAACACTTCGCGCTGCGCCCGCAGGTGCAGGAACGCCTCACCAAACAGGTCGCCGGCTGGCTCGACGAACAGCTGCACCCGCAGGGCGTCGGCGTGCTCCTCGAGGCCGAGCACACCTGCATGAGCCTGCGCGGCGTGCAGGCCATCGGCTCCAGCACGGTCACCTCCACCATGCTCGGCACGCTGCGCCGCGACGTGCGCTCCCGGCAGGAGTTCCTGGCCATCGTCCGCGGGTGTGGCTGA
- the pabB gene encoding aminodeoxychorismate synthase component I, which produces MNGARFDDFTAGRALVFGSPRHVLTAERAADVPGVLREVEAATAAGGWAFGYVGYEAAPGFDPALVTALPTGAEPPVACFGIGDAPSPAAPIAAAGAGWRAAWTPGWSAAEHAAAVGRAREHIAAGDVYQVNVTDRLRANDVGDPLELYAALAGAQQGAHHAYLDVGRFAVASASPELFFEWVGEDIRTRPMKGTIGRGRNHDEDIGYGQRLQTSVKDQAENLMIVDLLRNDLGRIAACGSVRVTELFRLERYPTLWQLTSEISARLRTGCGLAEIFAALFPCGSITGAPKARSMQIIRELESGPRGVYCGAIGVVAPPSAGFRARFSVAIRTVVVDRATATAVYGAGGGITWDSEAGAEHAELLSKAAVLSAAQQTGPR; this is translated from the coding sequence GTGAACGGGGCGCGGTTCGACGACTTCACCGCCGGGCGGGCCCTGGTGTTCGGGTCGCCGCGGCACGTCCTGACCGCGGAACGCGCTGCGGACGTGCCCGGGGTGCTGCGCGAGGTCGAGGCGGCGACGGCGGCCGGCGGCTGGGCGTTCGGGTACGTCGGCTACGAGGCGGCGCCGGGATTCGACCCGGCTCTGGTGACTGCGCTGCCCACCGGGGCAGAGCCGCCGGTGGCCTGCTTCGGGATCGGTGACGCGCCGTCGCCGGCCGCGCCGATCGCGGCGGCCGGCGCTGGGTGGCGGGCGGCGTGGACGCCGGGCTGGTCGGCCGCCGAGCATGCGGCCGCGGTCGGCCGGGCGCGCGAGCACATCGCGGCCGGCGACGTGTACCAGGTCAATGTCACCGACCGGCTGCGCGCGAACGACGTCGGTGACCCGCTGGAGCTGTACGCGGCGCTGGCCGGTGCGCAGCAGGGCGCCCACCACGCGTATCTGGATGTCGGGCGGTTCGCCGTGGCCAGCGCGAGCCCCGAGCTGTTCTTCGAGTGGGTGGGCGAGGACATCCGCACCCGGCCGATGAAGGGCACGATCGGGCGCGGCCGCAACCACGACGAGGACATCGGGTACGGGCAGCGCCTGCAAACCAGCGTCAAGGACCAGGCCGAGAACCTGATGATCGTCGACCTGCTCCGCAACGACCTGGGCCGGATCGCGGCCTGCGGCAGCGTACGGGTGACCGAACTGTTCCGCCTGGAGCGCTACCCGACGCTGTGGCAGCTCACCTCGGAGATCAGCGCGCGGTTGCGTACCGGATGCGGTCTTGCCGAGATCTTCGCGGCCCTGTTCCCGTGCGGATCGATCACCGGAGCGCCGAAGGCGCGCAGCATGCAGATCATCCGCGAACTGGAGAGCGGGCCGCGCGGCGTGTACTGCGGCGCGATCGGCGTCGTCGCCCCGCCCTCGGCCGGCTTCCGGGCCCGGTTCAGCGTCGCCATCCGCACCGTGGTCGTCGACCGGGCCACGGCGACCGCCGTCTACGGGGCCGGCGGCGGCATCACCTGGGACTCCGAAGCCGGCGCCGAGCATGCCGAACTGCTCAGCAAGGCCGCGGTGCTCAGCGCCGCCCAGCAGACAGGACCGAGATGA
- a CDS encoding LacI family DNA-binding transcriptional regulator, whose translation MAGTGRATLKDVAAASGVSRATVSFVLNETPNQTISEATRQRVLQVVRELGYKPHGIAKALREGTSRIVVLQIGSGLEGNYSRSFLHGLDQELAAHNHVLVVRHGPTDAAATAQVLDAINPRAVLRFGEPYLTGHELEDRGGGWRDGLAAHAALQIGFLAERGHTRIALALPDEAPLGEVRLGFAQQAAAALGLPPLVTVVVPRPREAGTAAQRRHPGGRHRCTRADRRRARETRRHRDRRGHPPHPGRARR comes from the coding sequence ATGGCAGGGACCGGGCGCGCGACGCTGAAGGACGTGGCGGCGGCCAGCGGCGTGTCCCGGGCCACCGTCAGCTTCGTGCTCAACGAGACCCCTAACCAGACGATCTCCGAGGCCACCCGGCAGCGGGTGCTGCAGGTGGTGCGCGAGCTGGGCTACAAGCCGCACGGCATCGCCAAGGCGCTGCGTGAGGGCACGTCGCGCATCGTGGTGCTGCAGATCGGCAGCGGCCTGGAGGGCAACTACTCGCGCAGCTTCCTGCACGGCCTGGACCAGGAGCTCGCCGCGCACAACCACGTGCTGGTGGTGCGCCACGGGCCCACCGACGCCGCGGCGACCGCGCAGGTCCTGGACGCGATCAACCCACGGGCCGTGCTGCGGTTCGGCGAGCCGTACCTGACCGGGCACGAGCTGGAGGACCGCGGCGGCGGCTGGCGCGACGGGCTGGCCGCGCACGCCGCCCTGCAGATCGGGTTCCTCGCCGAGCGCGGCCACACCCGGATCGCGCTGGCGCTGCCCGACGAGGCGCCGCTGGGCGAGGTCCGGCTGGGCTTCGCTCAGCAGGCCGCGGCGGCGCTGGGTCTGCCGCCGCTGGTCACCGTGGTGGTGCCGCGTCCGCGCGAGGCGGGCACGGCGGCGCAGCGCCGACATCCTGGTGGTCGCCACCGGTGTACGCGGGCTGATCGGCGCCGAGCACGTGAAACCCGGCGCCACCGTGATCGACGTGGGCATCCACCGCACCCCGGACGGGCTCGCCGGTGA
- a CDS encoding ABC transporter permease: protein MRAALRAEWAKLRTGPAGLLVPLALAGLLTAAGAALGDRAVDAVQVRLLGVRLGQAAAAAAGVYLLAGEYRTGLIRTTLLAVPRRLHVLAAKATLVVAGVAPVALLGVGAAVLTLPPDGPLLRAAGSAVLYLILIGLLGLGVAAVVRDAAVAVGIVLGLLYLMPILLQMLPDPDWQRVLYRLTPATAVQALTATTGDALPLGPWAALGVVAAWAAGTLGLGAMVLHRRDG, encoded by the coding sequence GTGAGGGCCGCGCTGCGCGCCGAGTGGGCGAAGCTGCGCACCGGCCCGGCCGGCCTGCTGGTGCCGCTGGCACTGGCCGGGCTGCTCACCGCCGCCGGCGCGGCGCTCGGCGACCGGGCGGTCGACGCCGTGCAGGTGCGGCTGCTCGGCGTCCGCCTCGGTCAGGCCGCCGCGGCCGCTGCGGGCGTGTACCTGCTTGCCGGCGAGTACCGCACCGGCCTGATCCGCACCACGCTGCTGGCCGTGCCCCGCCGGCTGCACGTGCTCGCCGCCAAGGCCACCCTGGTCGTCGCCGGGGTGGCGCCGGTGGCGCTGCTCGGCGTCGGCGCCGCAGTGCTCACCCTGCCACCGGACGGTCCGCTGCTGCGCGCCGCCGGCAGCGCGGTGCTCTACCTGATCCTGATCGGTCTGCTCGGCCTGGGCGTGGCCGCGGTGGTACGCGACGCCGCGGTGGCGGTCGGGATCGTCCTCGGGCTGCTGTACCTGATGCCGATCCTGCTGCAGATGCTGCCCGACCCGGACTGGCAGCGGGTGCTGTACCGGCTGACCCCGGCAACCGCGGTGCAGGCCCTGACCGCCACGACCGGCGACGCCCTGCCACTCGGACCGTGGGCGGCACTGGGCGTGGTGGCGGCGTGGGCCGCCGGCACGCTAGGCCTCGGCGCGATGGTCCTGCATCGCCGCGACGGCTGA
- a CDS encoding ABC transporter ATP-binding protein, which translates to MTTIEVNGLRKRFGPALALDGMTFVVRPGHVTGFVGPNGAGKSTTLRMIVGLDRPDAGTATIGGRRYAELVRPMRQAGALLDPHALHPARTGRNHLSWLAASQDLPARRVDEVLALTGLADAGRRAAGGYSLGMRQRLGMAAALLGDPPVLLLDEPFNGLDPAGIVWMRDLLRELAAEGRSVLVSSHLMSELQDIAGHVVVAGHGRVLAAADVDELVGEYASLESAYLQLTAGVGGIR; encoded by the coding sequence ATGACAACCATCGAAGTCAACGGACTGCGCAAACGGTTCGGCCCGGCGCTCGCCCTGGACGGCATGACCTTTGTCGTGCGGCCGGGCCACGTCACCGGTTTCGTCGGGCCCAACGGCGCCGGCAAGTCCACCACGCTGCGGATGATCGTCGGCCTGGACCGGCCGGACGCCGGGACCGCCACCATCGGCGGGCGCCGCTACGCCGAACTGGTGCGGCCGATGCGGCAGGCCGGGGCGCTGCTCGACCCGCACGCCCTGCACCCGGCCCGGACCGGCCGCAACCACCTGAGCTGGCTGGCCGCCTCGCAGGACCTGCCGGCCCGCCGGGTGGACGAGGTGCTGGCGCTAACCGGGCTGGCCGACGCCGGGCGGCGTGCGGCCGGCGGCTACTCGCTGGGGATGCGCCAGCGGCTCGGCATGGCCGCCGCGCTGCTCGGCGACCCGCCGGTGCTGCTGCTCGACGAGCCGTTCAACGGGCTCGACCCGGCCGGGATCGTGTGGATGCGCGACCTGCTGCGCGAGCTGGCCGCCGAGGGCCGCTCCGTGCTGGTGTCCAGCCATCTGATGAGCGAACTGCAGGACATCGCCGGGCACGTGGTGGTGGCGGGGCACGGCCGGGTGCTGGCCGCCGCCGATGTGGACGAACTGGTCGGCGAGTACGCGTCGCTGGAGTCGGCGTATCTGCAGCTGACCGCCGGGGTGGGAGGCATCCGATGA